TCTGACTTAGTGTATTAGAATTGTGGTATTTTTATGTCATTGCATGTAGTTGAAATAAGATAATGAGGGTttccatgtatatataaatttatactttTTAGTGTGTGCATCtttatttaaaagcatattttatttttcaatttctgcAGGGCCTCTTGtacatccttgttcctcaggctgtaaaTCAGAGGGTTGAGCATGGGGATCACCAGGGTATAAAAAAGTGAGGTGATTTTATCCTGATCCAGAGAGTAAGCAGAAGCAGGACGAAAATACATGAACAGCAGTGTTCCCTGGAAAATGGCAACTACAGTCAAATGAGAGGCACAGGTAGAGAAAGCTTTGAACCTCCCATCGGTGGAGCGGATTTTTAAGACTGATGAGATAATGTAACAATATGAGACCAGGACTCCTGAGATGGTGCTCAGTTCAATGAATCCAAAAATAATAAAGGTGATTAACTCATTGATCTGTGTATCTGAACAAGATAGTAGCAGGATAGGAGGGATATCACAGAAAAAATGATTAATCTCATTAGATCCACAGAAACATAACCCAAATGTCATTATAGTGTGTATCACAGTATCTATCATTCCTACTAGGTAAACTCCAACTAGGAGTTGGTAGCAAAATTTATTGGACATGTCTACTACATACATCAGAGGATTGCTGATGGCCTTGTATCGATCAAAGGCCATCACAGCCAGCAGCATGCACTCAGCATCTACAAAGACACATGTGAAAAAAAATTGCAGTGCACAGCCAACAAGAGGAATATATTTTTGCTTGATCATTAGATCCACCAGCATCTTTGGTCCAACTGCGGTGGAATAGCAGAGGTCTGAGaaagagagatggctgaggaaaAAGTACATTGGTGTGTGAAGTTGATGATCCAGTttaatcaaaacaatcattccaATATTTGCCACAAGAATAATGAGGTAGATGAGAAGAAACACAGTGAATAGAACCATTTTCATGCTGGGGTCATTAGTGATTCCCAGTAAAACAAACTCAGTGTGTGAGGAGCAATTTCCTTCATCCATTCTTCCTTGTTCTTTGCCTGAATAGATGCAGAAAGCATTAAAACAATAGACTTGGGTTTAATCTATCTAACCAAGAAAATTGTAGACAACATTCAGAATCTAATTTCATTTTGTATCCTATATTTTGTATATTCATAATATAGTCTCAACACAAATCACTCTTCAAATGGCTTGATCATTCAAAATTGTTACAAATATATAAGATGGACAGTTGATATAATTAAgttttcatattaattaaataattaataattattaaataaaatttcatcttaatTAAATAATTCCTGACACAAGATTTTAAGTTCATCCTAAGGTTGTAAAATTGAGAAGCCTAACATTTGTTATCAGATCACAATTCCcataaaagaaacaacagaatgtatatgaagtaaaaaaatataaaaatatataaaaaacgtCCTAGCATTGAACTGAAGTTTCATACTCATAGTATTAATAAAGTCATAGTTTAACCTCTCATCATAGcatcaaatacaaataaaaattcatgGGAATTCCTGTTATAGTTGTACTTTGTTTTCTTAATGGCACctatttcatgaaatcatttttcaCTTGTTATCACTCATTGTTTTATTATCTGAAATAAGAATTACTAGTTTCCAAACACTGAGTTTGCATAAAAGAAGATTATCAAACCAATGTAAAAAAAAGTTACATAATAACTTTGTATCATTGGTTTATCAACAACCTGATGATAACTATAAATATTAGGGGCTTCTTTAGAACacatcttctgtttctttgctctTATAGTTATATGTCAGAGACTGCTTGTTCacatacattaataaaataatttgattttcaaTACTTAGTCCTTATAGCATGTGGTTCTTAtagaatttacatatattttgatttgtaatgtttttattttattggtatttGACCAAAAACTGTAAAAATGCATGTTCATATCACTTTCAGAGTTATTTTGCAAAGAAATTTTGATTACTAAATGAATC
The DNA window shown above is from Rattus rattus isolate New Zealand chromosome 5, Rrattus_CSIRO_v1, whole genome shotgun sequence and carries:
- the LOC116900356 gene encoding olfactory receptor 5W2-like — its product is MDEGNCSSHTEFVLLGITNDPSMKMVLFTVFLLIYLIILVANIGMIVLIKLDHQLHTPMYFFLSHLSFSDLCYSTAVGPKMLVDLMIKQKYIPLVGCALQFFFTCVFVDAECMLLAVMAFDRYKAISNPLMYVVDMSNKFCYQLLVGVYLVGMIDTVIHTIMTFGLCFCGSNEINHFFCDIPPILLLSCSDTQINELITFIIFGFIELSTISGVLVSYCYIISSVLKIRSTDGRFKAFSTCASHLTVVAIFQGTLLFMYFRPASAYSLDQDKITSLFYTLVIPMLNPLIYSLRNKDVQEALQKLKNKICF